From Desulfurobacteriaceae bacterium, one genomic window encodes:
- a CDS encoding lytic transglycosylase domain-containing protein codes for MKSLWLIILLTFIASNSFALTAQRAKEFLKTLESNDFCSTEFYEKFKNTELSDLAISLFIDSCFVKKEYEKISKVEENPKEYYFLIEKAYALKKVGREKESKKLFRTVFSKTNRFDEWILTLNAGDTKYLFTPKILRRKVWKALSERNFDIAEIYLSLLENDPYYHLLKGIFYLKQRKYNLARKELEKSEKSEKYFYLAFIARSSAERFYYYQKAISSNISSYSKKRLTVYVLDKFLYQDKGFFRKALNLARKVDKKLYKEYLVKYFVLTGNIDEALKVLKTLQGEKYRAWEVVLYNKFKRVEKNFNSNNVSFYSILLNREKPSFLRGVLPKKEDVSDEGIRFLLEKGRCDILEFVNGKSPSIALAHYFCGEYKRAIKEAFPFKKEQTKYPFLLYVLYPKPEVFGNDLISLSLARQESLFDELALSRSGAMGLMQIMPFTGKYIAKKLKVENFKVSQLFDPEVNYRFGSFYINELLKQFSLFPLAAASYNAGPTRIKRALKLFGKVEDVYDLVIFTDFYIPFEETRNYVKKVLTNYYYYSQLYGEETDNLNTGVIKTSSPSVKVETSPSFESSRTAKK; via the coding sequence ATGAAAAGTTTGTGGTTAATTATACTTTTAACTTTCATAGCTTCTAACTCGTTTGCTCTGACAGCTCAAAGAGCTAAAGAATTTTTAAAGACGTTAGAATCTAACGATTTTTGTTCTACTGAGTTTTACGAAAAGTTCAAGAATACAGAACTTTCCGACTTAGCAATTTCTCTTTTTATAGACTCCTGTTTTGTAAAAAAAGAGTATGAAAAAATTTCAAAAGTAGAAGAAAATCCTAAGGAATACTATTTTCTCATAGAAAAGGCTTATGCTTTAAAGAAAGTAGGGAGAGAAAAAGAGTCTAAAAAACTATTTAGAACTGTATTCTCTAAGACAAATAGATTTGATGAGTGGATATTAACCCTTAATGCTGGAGATACAAAGTATCTTTTCACTCCTAAGATTTTAAGAAGGAAAGTTTGGAAAGCTCTTTCAGAAAGAAATTTTGATATTGCAGAAATTTACCTTTCACTTTTAGAAAATGATCCTTATTATCATCTTTTAAAAGGTATTTTCTACTTAAAGCAAAGAAAATACAATTTGGCTCGAAAAGAGTTGGAAAAATCTGAAAAATCAGAAAAGTACTTCTACCTTGCCTTCATAGCACGGTCTAGTGCTGAAAGGTTTTATTACTATCAAAAAGCAATTTCTTCAAACATTTCCTCCTATTCAAAGAAAAGACTTACTGTTTACGTTCTTGACAAGTTTTTGTATCAAGATAAAGGATTCTTTAGAAAGGCTTTAAACTTAGCAAGGAAAGTAGATAAGAAACTATACAAAGAGTATCTTGTCAAATACTTCGTCTTAACTGGAAATATAGATGAGGCTTTGAAAGTTTTAAAAACCTTACAGGGTGAGAAGTATAGGGCTTGGGAAGTTGTTCTCTACAATAAGTTTAAAAGAGTAGAGAAGAATTTTAACTCCAATAATGTTAGTTTCTATTCAATCCTTTTAAATAGAGAGAAACCCTCTTTTCTCAGAGGAGTTCTTCCAAAGAAAGAGGATGTTTCTGATGAAGGTATAAGGTTTTTATTGGAAAAGGGAAGATGTGATATTTTGGAATTTGTAAATGGAAAGAGTCCATCAATAGCACTTGCTCACTATTTTTGCGGTGAGTATAAAAGAGCTATAAAAGAAGCCTTTCCTTTTAAAAAGGAACAAACGAAGTATCCTTTCCTTCTTTATGTTCTTTATCCAAAGCCAGAGGTTTTTGGAAACGATTTAATTTCCCTCTCTTTGGCAAGACAGGAGAGTCTTTTTGACGAGCTCGCTCTTTCCCGTTCCGGAGCTATGGGGCTTATGCAAATAATGCCTTTTACAGGAAAGTACATAGCTAAAAAACTAAAGGTAGAAAACTTTAAAGTTTCTCAGCTTTTTGACCCTGAAGTTAACTACAGATTTGGATCTTTTTACATTAACGAGCTACTAAAGCAGTTCTCTCTATTTCCTCTTGCTGCAGCCTCTTACAACGCTGGTCCTACAAGGATAAAAAGGGCATTAAAACTTTTCGGTAAAGTGGAAGACGTTTACGATCTAGTAATCTTTACGGACTTTTACATTCCTTTTGAGGAAACCCGTAATTACGTTAAGAAAGTTTTAACCAACTATTATTACTATTCTCAACTTTACGGGGAAGAA